DNA from Canis lupus familiaris isolate Mischka breed German Shepherd chromosome 9, alternate assembly UU_Cfam_GSD_1.0, whole genome shotgun sequence:
GCGGGCTGGGGCgaggctcggggcggggccggtgggcggcggccgcggcggtgACCGGAGAGCGGCCGAGCCCCAGCGACCCGGGGCGGGGCTCCGCGATCCCAATGTCCGGCTCGTGGAGCGAGGGGGGCGGGCGGCTCGGGACCACCGCCAGGGCTGGCATGGAGCGGTGGCGTGACCGGCTGGCACTGGTGACGGGAGCTTCGGGGGGCATCGGCGCGGCCGTGGCCCGGGCCCTGGTCCAGCAGGGACTGAAGGTAGTGGGTTGTGCCCGCACCGTGGGCAACATCGAGGTAAGTCCCCGCCGCGGGGAGGGTCGTTCTGGGAGGCGTCGTTTCCAGCCGGGTCGGGTCTGGGTGGGGGAGGCGGGGTGAACCTGTCCTCCCCTGTCCGCCACCCCAAGGCCATTTGCAAGGGGGCCAGAGGGGGAGGGATGGATGCCTAGTAGGACAGGCCTCTATCTTACCTGTTATAAAGTCCCGTCTTTTAAGGAGCTCCTACTCCTGACAGCCTCTACTGCAGTGTACCAGTTCTCTGACTCCTTGGcatctttctctctgcctatctaCCTGCCAGAGATCAGGGCTAGCTAGGCAGCTAGGGAGACGGAAAGAAAACTTACTGGCCTCAGTGGCTAAGTTGGCTACTGGATTTCTCCCTCTAGTCCCCAGACCTCCTTGCCCACAAAGCCAAGCGAAGTGACTGGCCAGCCAGATGAACAGGGGCTACAGGTTTTTGATCAGGATACTTTTTTACCCAGGACTGAAGGTGTGGTTGGGGTGGGAGTGGAGCTTTCCAGAAGAGACTCACTCCCAAATTTGAGGGTTAACCCCGACCCCAGTGGGATATTTACAGATAGACCTTTCTCCAATTTCACTGTCCTAGGTGGGACTGAGTAGGTGAAATAGGGCATGGAATATGTGAGCCCTGAGGAGACAAAGCAATGTAGAACCgaaacttcttatttttttcttaacctggGGTTGGGAGCCCCAAGATGTGAGCAACAAGAGCCcagagcaaaatgaaatgaagttGGCCATGTTGTAACAGGAAGGAAGACGACGAGAAATTTCCATCATAGGTCATCTTTGGATTTGTTCCTGGCAAAATCACTCTCGGGGTTTGGGCTAGTGCTTAGCTGCAGGGCTTTATCTTCACCATTGGTCAAAGTCCCAACATAAGGAGGCTTTGGgtggggacaaagggagaaggtgTACCGAAGGAGGGCTGTCCCCTTCCCTGCTGCTGGCCAAAGGTACACTTTATAGCTATCTAGATAgtcccaaggtcacccagctataTCATTGCCCTACTCCACCCCTCCGTTTCTCCTGTCCTGAGGAGCTCAGGGCCCAGCCCCAACCTTGGAGCCTAGACCATCAGACCAGGGTTTAGACCCATGGATTCCTTAATTCTAAAGCCATTGTTGCCTTCTCTTCCTACTCCCCACCACCATCCCCTGCCAACGCAAACTAGCCAGGAAAGGGGTCCCTGAGCTCCACGGGGATCTTCAGGCTACTCATCCAGCCCCAGGATGACTCCTTTAGTGAGGGGGAAATGCCTGTGCTGGGAGGGGATAGACATAATTTCAGGTCATTTCTGAGGATAGATGAGGATAGGTGGGACATGAGAAGGCAATGACAGGGAGCTCTATGTCCCCAAGTCCTCCAATTTGGCTTTCCTGTGGGGATTTGAGTCTGGAGGTGGAAGGGAGAAGTTGTATGCCAGGGGAAGGGAGGATCCCTGCCATATTTGTGTTTATTGACATTAAAACAGAGTTTGAGTTCTGGCCCCCAACAGAGAGAAGCCCTGTCCTGTGGCTGTGAGTAGATGAAATGGGGTAAAGGGGGCCTTCGAAGTCCCAGAAGACTATACCTTTTGAACTCTTGAGAAgttaaagcagaaaaagaatctCTAGGTCCCCTGATCCAACCCTTTATTCCCATCTTGATTTGGGGAAGAAGGGGTTCAAGGCCAGGGCAGTTGGTGTCCAAGTGGGCCTTCCTCTAGGGCACCTCCTACCCCCTAACGCTCTCCCTCCCACACATGTATGGTCACCTTCACAAGCCTCAGGTGCCCAGTCTCTGGCCTCCAAGGCCACATGGCTTGGTTTCTTCCTGCTTCTGAATGTCTGCATCCCTCACAGCCACCTCGCAGTGGCTCTGCCTTCTCAGGTCTGTCTGTCTCAGGGCTCCTCAGCGTCCTGAGGTCCCTGTTGATACATTGGGGCTGCCCGGTGTCACCTGCCACCTGACTGGTCTTATCATAACCTGAGAAGTTTAGGGGTAGAGGACAGTACACTGTGGGACAGAGGAAAAGAATCTGTCGTGACTTCCTCACCTGTCTTTATAGGTAGGGCGAGGGGAGACTGGCAGTTGGGCTCAATCTGAAAGCCAGCTGGCTGCACTCTGTGGAGGGAGGGTGACAGTTCAGACATAGGCCCTCTGGTAGGGACTGGATGAGGcaacaggagaggagagaatcccTGAGTAACCAGCTCAGTGACTCCTGGTACTGGTGGAGGACGCAAGGAGTGGGGTGAGAGGTGCAGCTTACCTGTGAGCAGAGAAGGGCTCCTGCTTGAGAGGCAGAACGAAGAGAGACCACGCTGTCTAGGACCCCTGGCTCCCTTTTCCCTTCTTGGAACCAAAAACTTGAGTTTATCATGAGGTTCCTCCATTGACGATCTCAACTCCCCTGGGCCCCCCTCACTCAGGGAATGCTCATCATCTCCTGGATTTTGACCAAAGAGGACAAGTAGCCCCAACATCTACGTGGCTGGAAGGTGGCTACCAAAGGAGAGAGTTCTCTGAGGAGTGACAGTGGAGGAAGACTGTCTTGGGTGGGAAGGTGTGGGAGTGAGCAGCTCACCCCAGTTAGCTCCCTGTTGGGTTCCATAGGAGCTGGCTGCCGAATGTAAGAGTGCAGGCTATCCTGGGACTTTGATCCCCCACAGATGTGACCTGTCCAGCGAGGAGGACATCCTCTCCATGTTCTCGGCCGTCCGCTCTCAGCATAGCGGTGTAGACATCTGCATCAATAATGCTGGCTTGGCCCGGCCTGACACCCTGCTCTCAGGCAGTACCAGCGGCTGGAAGGACATGTTCAACGTAAGGGCTGCTGGCTTGGATGGAGGGCTTGGGAGGAGAGTCGGGGGCCAGGGCTCTGTGAACCAGGGCGAGGCTTGGGGTAGGACAGCAAAGCAGAGGGTGCTTTGGGTTCCTACCTGGGGCACTTTGACTCCACCCTTGTTTCTTTCCCTACCAAAGGCACAGTGAGATGAATGGCCacatcttttctgttctttcctttgaGCCCCCAAAAGGGGCCGTTTTTAAAGTCCAGGCTGATTTCTTTCTCCTGGAAGAAAGACTGGTAGGGAGAGAACTGCTGTTTATTGAATGCCCCTGCGTGTCAGTACCACGCTACATACTTGGGAACGTGGTCTTTCGGAAGCAAAGGAGCCAAGAGACAGGAGATGAGATTCTCCTTAAGCCCTCTCAGTCACTGTGTGGCTTCAAGCAGATGGCCGGCCACCCTCTTTGAGCTCCAGTCTTGTCACATTTAACTGGGGTGAACACACCTATATCATTGATGTGTAGGGCCACAAACTCTCCTGGGGCCAGGTAAATGCCTAAATGAGTGAGGTAGGTCAGGTGGAGTCTGCTGTCAATGGGGGAGCACACGGCCAAGTACAAGGGTGGCTGCTGAAGTCCAGCATCTTGACCCTAGTGCAGTGTGGGTCCAGTGTGGCCAGATCAATGATTTCTTTGAGAGGAGCGGAGAGCCTGGGTTTTTATGTGACATCCCACCCCTCCCATTGACCAAAACCTCTGCTCCAagggcaaggatttttttttttaaagattttatttattcatgagacacacacacacacagagaaagagagagagagagagagaggcagagacacaggcagagggagaagcaggctccatgtagggagcctgacgtgggactcgattccaggtctccaggatcacgccctgggctgaaggcagtgttaaaccgctgggccaccaggactgcccaagggcaaggatttttttaataaagatttttttaattcatttgagagagacagagagagtgagtgagagcacgagcaggagggaggggcagagggagagggagaagcagactccccactgagcagggtgcccaatgtgggtagaacctgagtcctgggatcacaactcgagccaaaggcagacgctcaaccactaagccactcaggtgctcccaaGGCAAGGATTTTTGTCTGGCTTATTCTCTGCCCATAATAGATATTCAGTAGATGCTCAGTATTTGTGGAGTGAATGAAACCTCCCAGTACACATTGGGAATGAactaaaagtgttttaaaattttgtatagaCCAAACACAGCCTTCAGGACATGGGTTTTCAACTTATAGACTATATTATGGGGCAATATTAGGGTATAAAAGTATCCCGAGAAATTAAAAGCTGTGTGTCCATGGGGATCCATCTTTCCCCACAATTGACTTGGCACCTAAAAGGTGCTTGGGCCTAGAAATGAACAATGAACACTGAAACAATGAACCATGAAGAATGAAGCACTATCCCCTATCCCCAGAAAGCTTTCTGAGGTCTGAGTTGCGGTCCTCACCTGCAGTTAAGTGAGTCTCTAAACCTGGACCtcaagttcctcatctgtaaaatgagggactTATCTCAAATCTTTAAGACCCTTTCAGCTTCATTCAGCATTATAAAATCCTATTAGGATTGTCTTCTGAGACATCTCCAGCCACCACATACCACCAGATGTAGGAGAATCAACTCCCTTGGTCCTAGGGGACCTGTTTCTCCTACTCCATCTGTCCTCAGATTTGAGTTCTCTGCCTCACAAACATACATTACCGAGAGGACCAGAAACAGGGCTCAAAGCTTCTCGTGCCCTTCTGCCATGTGTGCTGAGGCAGGTTCACACTGAGAGTGTTCTGTCTCCGATGCCTGGCTCTGACACCTGATAAAGAGAAACATCTAATGTCCTGGCAGGTCTTATTTCTTCTCTcaggaagagagagtgaggacCTGCTGAAAGCTTTATCTCTGCTTGTCCTCATGGGGGAAGGGTGGGGCTTGGCAGGAGCTTTAGAGCTGAGATACTTCTTAAGGCCTTTGTTCCATGAAAGGTGGGGACTTGGGGCCACCTTTGGCAGAAGCCAAGGAAGACAGAAAACCCCCATGTGCTTGGGAGGTCCTCTGCCATCCTATGACCAGTTACTCCACTGTCTAAAGAGTCTCCACACCTAGTCTTGTAGATAGATGGAAGGCAGGGGAAGGAAGGTCAGGCCTTCTCTGCTTGTAGtcacaggggaggggagaggacaggaaggGAGTAGAGAGTACTCCGAAGGGTGGGGAGAGACTAGGGTCTGTGCTTgaggagagagatttttaaagcaatcttaGGAaagatttttaggtttttttagaGCGAGCAGGGCCAGGGACACTGACCCAGAGAAAAGAGGAGTAGGGTgtttggggaagaaaaggagatggtTCTCTAAGGCAGGCATTCTATTGTTTGCAGAGGAGACAGCCAAGAGAGGGAGGGTCCAGGATCATGGATGGGTTTGGGGGTTTTCCATTCCTGTTTGTAGAAACCGGGGAGGGGATTTCACCCTGGGAGGAGAGCTACTACTGCTGTCACCTGGGGCTTGTGGTTTTAGGGGGAGGCAAATTACCCTGGAACCATTGTTGGTCTCTGGTAGGACCTGGACACTGTTTGGAATGCCACTCTCCCAGGGTGTGGGGCGTACTCTGGCTCTATTACCTGCTCCGATGGGCCCATGCTGGGGACACCCCATTGCCTTCCCTGGCCTGCAGGTGAATGTGCTGGCGCTCAGCATTTGCACCCGGGAAGCCTACCAGTCCATGAAGGAACGCAAGGTGGATGATGGGCATATCATTAACATCAACAGGTGAGGCAGGTGGTGGAGGGCAATGTCTCAGGTCACCACTCTCCCACCAAGCTGAGTGATCTGTTGCAGCTCACTTGACCTTTTTGAGCATCCGTTTCATTGGTGGTAAAATAGGGATTTAATACCCAGTTAACAGCCAGATGGCACAATTGTGAGGGAAAGAATAGTGTTATCAAGTGCCAGCCCCTAGGTGGACTCCTGGGGAGTGCAGAGCTTGCAGGAGCTGATTGAACCACGAAAGCTACCTTAGTGGGCCCCTAGAATGGCCTCCAGAGGTCCCCTTGAGCAGGCTTCCTGTGGCATCTAGGTGGTGGGGCTGGCTGGTGCAGCAGGGGGCGTGGCTGCTCTTTCAGCAGCTTcactcttctttcccctttcctccttcctccagcaTGTCTGGTCACCAAGTGTCACCCCACTCCGTGATCCATTTCTATAGTGCTACCAAGTATGCTGTCACCGCACTTACAGAGGGACTGAGGCAAGAGCTTCGGGAGGCCCAGACCCACATCCGAGCCACGGTGAGGGTGCAGCCTGGCCCTGGTGGGGACAGGGTAGGCacaggccctccccaccccacacgcACACTGTCCAGGCTGTGCTGCCAGGAGTGTGAGGGGCACAGAGCTCCTGGGCTCTCCTGCTGCTTGCGTGCCCCTGCCTGGTCCTTGACTTTGAGGTGGGAGGGGGCTGACCAGAAGGGAACACAGTGGGTGAGGCTGAGAGAAAGCAAGGAGTGTGGGAAAGCATGGCTGGaagcctgggctctgggctctttCCTGGAGGCCGCATGACCCTGGGCAGCTCATTTGACCCCTCCAAGTGTCACTCTTTGCACTTGTAAAATGGAGACGACGACACCTACTTGGTTATAATGTTTTAAGGGACACTGTCATAAAACACTGACCTGATAAGGGCTCAGAAGGTGGTAGGTGTCATTGTGAGCATCGCAGCCATAGGCGGACCAGGTGGCTGCTGGACACTGGGTGGCCATCACTGTGAAgcagcaccccctgccccaggtctCCATCCTGTCCCCCCAAGCCTCGGCCTCTGATTAGGGTAGAGGCAGGGCTCTGCTCGGCCCCTGAGCAGGCCGTCTCTGTTGGTCCAGTGCATCTCTCCAGAAGTGGTGGAGACACAATTCGCCTTCAAACTCCATGACAAGGACCCTGAGAAGGCAGCTGTCACCTATGAACGCATAAAGGTGGGGCCTCCTCCTGGGATGGGGTGAGCCACTTACTCCCTATGTAAAGGCAGAGGGAACCCTGGCCTTTAGACTGCACCCCTCTAGCCAGCCTGTCACCCCTCctggagggctggggtggggatgaAGATGCTGGAGAGGACGTTAGAAGTAGGAGGTCTGTTCTTCCCTCGCTTCACCCCTTTCCTCTGGTGCTCCCCAGTGTCTCAAGCCTGAGGATGTGGCCGAGGCTGTCATCTATGTCCTCAGCACACCTCCACATGTCCAGGTGAGTCTGGCCTTGACTGCCCACCCCTTGGAAGAGCCCAGCCATCCTCAGAGGAGGACCGCAGGGAGGCCTTAGGGGGTGGGAAGAACGTTCTGGCTGCCTCAAGCCTTGTGCCTTCCAGCAGATCGGAGACATCCAGATGAGGCCCACGGAGCAGGTGATCTAGCTTCCTGTGGGGacctctgccttccctccccgcccctcacGGCTTGGCTCCTGCCTCTGGATTTTAGGTGTTGATTTCTGGACTCCTGGATTCTGCTTCCTCTCCCTACCCCACCAGGGGCTAGAAAATTTGTTTGAAGTTTTTATATCTTATCAGACTGTTTCCACCACAAATATGAACAGTGGGTTGGGGAGAGGAGGTGGTATACCTGATAATTTCATGTGTTAACTCATTCTTGGTCCCCTTCTTAGGCTCCTTGGTGTTTGTTTGCTCTCTTTGGTCTCTCCCTTTTGACCTGGGGAAGGGACTGTGGCCCAGAGGGGGGCTTTCCCTGTCTTCTTGCATCCCATGCCCTGTCCCTCAGGGAGGAAGTGGCAGAGAGAAGTCCTCACCTTCTATCTGAATGGTTATCCAAGGCTCcaggcttcttcctctccctgccctacTGCCCCCATTGCCCTTTCTCTTCCCCCATCATAGTTCTCCAGCCCAGGCTTGGCTTCTTGGCTCCTATTGGGGTCATCACTCCACACTGACTATGGCCGCTGACTACTAGGGCCTGCCTCCCAAGTGAATTTCACTGtgacaattaaaaaagaaaaattgcaacaACCTACCTTGGCTTCGGGAGTGTCTTTCAggttcttcctccttttctgtgATCAGGGCAGTTGTGCCTCGGAATTTCCTCCAGGTGAGGGGGAAGGTGGGTACATTTGGGGCATCGGTCCAGGAGTGTGGATTACCTTAGAAAGCACATGTGGGTTTGGGTTGGGTCTTGAAAATTGGTAGGAGTTTGCCAGCCAGGAAAGAGGACACCAGTGGATACAAGGGTGGGAGGCTGAATAAGTGAATGAGCAGCCAGTGTTGTGGCAACAGCACAGAACATCGTGCGGGGGTGAGATGGGGCTGAAAAGGAAGCTCCTGCGTGGATCACGCAGGTCTGAGTGCGAGCAAGGCGTCCGCCCAGCACCTGTGGGCCAAGCGCATCAGGTGGCTTGTGCGCAGGTGAGGCCCTAGGCACAGCGCCCAGAGAGCCGCCGCGGGACAGGAAGTGGCTGCTGGGATCCTGCGAGGACCCTGAGGGTCCGACGGGCCTGGGGGCGGTGCCGAGGAAGGGCCGGACGCGGGAGTTTCTGCACCGGCCGGTGGACTGGATGTGGGGAGGGAGTCGCCACGACTGACCCGGTTGAACACACGCCCTTAAAGCGGCGTCTGCCGGGGCCGGGGTGAACGTGGCTCTTCAGCCTCCGGACACCTCTGGGGACCTGGAAGGGCGCAGGTGAAGCGGCTGGCAGGGGAGGTCCTGCCGGCAGCGCGACAGAGAAGGCCGCGGCTCAGCCAGCCCTGCGAGGGGCGCTGTGGGCAGGCGCGGGCGGCCGGGCATGCGCAGTGCGtgggcgggccggggccgggccgcccGAACCCGGAAGCGCGGCGGCCCACgtgggcggcgggggc
Protein-coding regions in this window:
- the DHRS11 gene encoding dehydrogenase/reductase SDR family member 11, with product MSGSWSEGGGRLGTTARAGMERWRDRLALVTGASGGIGAAVARALVQQGLKVVGCARTVGNIEELAAECKSAGYPGTLIPHRCDLSSEEDILSMFSAVRSQHSGVDICINNAGLARPDTLLSGSTSGWKDMFNVNVLALSICTREAYQSMKERKVDDGHIININSMSGHQVSPHSVIHFYSATKYAVTALTEGLRQELREAQTHIRATCISPEVVETQFAFKLHDKDPEKAAVTYERIKCLKPEDVAEAVIYVLSTPPHVQIGDIQMRPTEQVI